CAGGGAAGCGAAAGGGCGTGAACGATGACCGATGGCTCTGGCCTGATTTTCTGTCCGTGGTGCGGGCAGTCGAACCCGTGTGGGTGCTGGCGGAAAACCCTCGCGGAATCATTAGCCTCAGGCCTCACGGCCTTGCATGGATCGAGCGTGAGCTTCACGCCTCCGGCTACGAAACACAGTGTTTTTGTATCGGTGCCGATGATGTCGGAGCCCCGCAGGAGCGCAAGCGAATCTGGGTCGTGGCCCACCGCAAGGGCGAACGAAACGGGTCAGTACCAGAACGACAAGGGAAACTCCGAGAAACCACGCGCAACGTTGACAGGCAAGGTCAAGGACTGGCAGACTCCGACATCGCAGCAATTCCATTCCCGCAAGCAGGTGGGCAAGACGGAACGCGAGCCGCTGCTATTGGGCCAAGTGCAGCAATGGGCAACCCCGACATCGGCGGACGGCGGATCGAAGTCGTGGCCGACACCAACGACACAGGATTGCAATCAGGCGGGAAGCCCGAATGCAAGACACATAACACTTACGCGCGCTGGCCGTCTCGACCAGGCGAACCACAACACGAATGGGAAGCCCCGCGGCTGGTATTGGGCCGACGCTGCTGGAATCTTTGGCGTGACTTTTGCTCGCGTACTTCGGAGGTGGACACGCGCGAATGGTATGAAGAAACCAAATGGAAGTTTAAGCGCGGCCTGGGTTTCGCAGTTGATGGGCCTCCC
This Pirellulales bacterium DNA region includes the following protein-coding sequences:
- a CDS encoding DNA cytosine methyltransferase, whose amino-acid sequence is MLKTLDLFSGIGGFSLGLERTGGFKTVAFCEIDPFCRAVLAKHWPGVPCHEDVRMIGGAQYRGKVDVVTGGVPCQPASVAGKRKGVNDDRWLWPDFLSVVRAVEPVWVLAENPRGIISLRPHGLAWIERELHASGYETQCFCIGADDVGAPQERKRIWVVAHRKGERNGSVPERQGKLRETTRNVDRQGQGLADSDIAAIPFPQAGGQDGTRAAAIGPSAAMGNPDIGGRRIEVVADTNDTGLQSGGKPECKTHNTYARWPSRPGEPQHEWEAPRLVLGRRCWNLWRDFCSRTSEVDTREWYEETKWKFKRGLGFAVDGPPSRLARFANKQALRACGNAVVPQVVEIIGQAILAKAAKAKRK